From the genome of Pseudomonas hamedanensis:
CTGGAATCGGTTCTCGACAAAGAAGGCGAAGACCGTGCTCACTATCTGATGACCCGTATGGGTGAACTGGCGACCCGCAGCGGTTCGCAGCTCCCTTACGCCATCACCACGCCTTACCGCAACACGATCCCCGTGACCCACGAAGCACGCATGCCTGGCGACCTGTTCATGGAACGCCGCATTCGCTCGCTGGTACGCTGGAACGCGATGGCCATGGTAATGCGCACAAACCTGCGAGATTCGGACCTGGGCGGTCACATCTCCAGCTTCGCTTCCAGTGCGACCCTGTATGACATCGGCTTCAACTACTTCTTCCAGGCCCCGACCGACGAACACGGCGGCGACCTGATCTACTTCCAGGGCCACACCTCGCCAGGCGTTTACGCCCGTGCATTCATGGAAGGCCGCATCACTGAAGACCAGATGAACAACTTCCGCCAGGAAGTCGACGGTCAGGGCCTGTCGTCCTACCCGCACCCTTGGCTGATGCCTGATTTCTGGCAGTTCCCGACCGTATCGATGGGTCTGGGTCCGATCCAGGCGATCTACCAGGCGCGCTTCATGAAGTACCTGGAACACCGCGGTTTCATCCAGCCGGGCAAACAGAAAGTCTGGTGCTTCCTGGGCGATGGCGAGTGCGACGAGCCGGAATCCCTGGGCGCGATCTCCCTGGCCGGCCGCGAGAAGCTGGACAACCTGATTTTCGTCATCAACTGCAACCTGCAGCGCCTCGACGGCCCGGTTCGCGGCAACGGCAAGATCATCCAAGAACTCGAAGGCGTGTTCCGCGGTGCCCAGTGGAACGTGACCAAAGTCATCTGGGGCCGTTTCTGGGACCCACTGCTGGCCAAAGACGTCGACGGTATCCTGCAACGCCGCATGGACGAAGTCATCGACGGCGAGTACCAGAACTACAAAGCCAAAGACGGCGCGTTCGTGCGTGAGCACTTCTTCAACACGCCTGAACTCAAGGCGATGGTTGCAGACTTGTCCGACGACGAGATCTGGAAACTCAACCGTGGCGGCCACGACCCGTACAAGGTCTACGCGGCGTACCACGAAGCGGTCAACCACAAAGAACAACCGACCGTCATCCTCGCCAAGACCATCAAGGGTTATGGCACCGGTGCCGGCGAAGCGAAAAACACTGCGCACAACACCAAGAAGGTTGACGTCGAGAGCCTGAAGCTGTTCCGCGACCGCTTCGACATTCCGGTCAAGGACGAAGAGCTGGAGAACCTGCCGTTCTTCAAGCCGGAGCCGAACAGCGCCGAAGGCCGTTACCTCGCCGAGCGTCGTGCTGCCCTGGGCGGTTTCGTGCCTCAGCGCCGCGCACAGAGCTTCAGCGTACCGACCCCGGATCTGGACACCCTCAAGGCCATCCTCGATGGCTCGGGCGACCGCGAAATCTCCACCACCATGGCCTTCGTGCGGATCCTTGCGCAACTGGTCAAGGACAAGGAAATCGGCCCGCGCATCGTTCCGATCATCCCGGACGAAGCCCGTACCTTCGGTATGGAAGGCATGTTCCGCCAGCTGGGCATCTACTCCTCCGTCGGCCAGCTCTACGAGCCAGTCGATAAAGACCAGGTGATGTTCTACAAGGAAGACCAGAAAGGTCAGATCCTTGAAGAAGGCATCAACGAAGCGGGCGCCATGAGCTCGTTCATCGCTGCCGGTACTTCGTACTCCAGCCACAACCAGCCGATGCTGCCGTTCTACATCTTCTATTCGATGTTCGGCTTCCAGCGGATCGGCGATCTAGCCTGGGCCGCTGGCGACAGCCGTACCCGTGGCTTCCTGATCGGCGGCACCGCCGGCCGTACCACCCTGAACGGTGAAGGCCTGCAGCACGAAGACGGTCACAGCCACCTGCTGGCCGCGACCATCCCGAACTGCCGCACCTACGATCCGACCTACGGCTACGAGCTGGCGGTGATCATTCAGGACGGCATGAAGAAGATGACCGAAGAGCAACAGGACATCTTCTATTACATCACCGTGATGAACGAGTCGTACCAGCAGCCAGCCATGCCGGCCGGTGCCGAAGAAGGCATCAAGAAAGGCATGTATCTGCTCGAAGAAGACACTCGCGATGCGGCGCACCACGTTCAGTTGATGGGCTCCGGCACCATCCTGCGCGAAGTGCGTGAAGCGGCGAAGATCCTGCGTGAAGAGTTCAACGTCGGCGCTGACGTGTGGAGTGTTACCAGCTTCAACGAACTGCGTCGTGACGGCCTGGCCGTAGAGCGCAGCAACCGTCTCAAGCCTGGCCAGAAGCCTAAGCTGAGCTACGTCGAAGAGTGCCTGAACGGCCGTAAAGGCCCGGTCATCGCCTCTACCGACTACATGAAACTGTTCGCCGAGCAGATCCGTCAGTGGGTTCCGTCCAAGGAATTCAAAGTCTTGGGCACCGACGGTTTCGGCCGCAGCGACAGCCGCAAGAAACTGCGTCATTTCTTCGAAGTCGACCGTCATTTCGTGGTGTTGGCAGCCCTGGAAGCACTGGCTGACCGTGGTGATATCGAACCTAAAGTGGTGGCCGAGGCCATCGTCAAGTTCGGCATCGACCCGGAAAAACGCAACCCACTGGACTGCTGAGGAGACATTTTGTGAGCGAACTCATTCGCGTACCTGACATCGGCAGCGGTGAAGGTGAAGTAATTGAACTGTTTGTGAAGGTCGGCGACCGTATCGAAGCCGATCAGAGCATCCTGACCCTGGAATCGGACAAGGCCAGCATGGAAGTGCCCGCCCCGAAGGCCGGCGTCATCAAGAGCCTGAAAGTGAAGCTGGGCGACCGCTTGAAAGAAGGCGACGAACTGCTGGAGCTGGAAGTCGAGGGCGCCGCTGAAGCCGCCCCGGCCCCCGCTGCTGCGCCAGCCGCCAAAACTGAAGAAAAACCTGCTGCCGCACCTGCTGCCGCCGCACCCGCCGCTGCTCCTGCTGCCGCTTCGGTACAGCAAGTGCATGTGCCGGACATCGGTTCGTCGGGCAAGGCGCAGATCATCGAGATACAAGTCAAGGTCGGCGACACCGTCGAGGCTGACCAATCGCTGATCACGCTTGAATCCGACAAGGCGAGCATGGAAATCCCGTCGCCTGCCGCTGGCGTGGTCAAGGCCATCAGCGTCAAGCTCAACGACGAAGTCGGCACCGGCGACCTGATTCTGGATCTGGAAGTGGCAGGTGCTGCGGCCCCTGCTGCTGCCGCTCCGGCTCAGGCTGCCGCGCCTGCTGCTGCCGCTGCGCCAGCCCCGGCGGCGGCTCCGGCCGCGCCGGCCGCTGACACTGTTCAGGACATTCATGTCCCGGACATCGGTTCGGCAGGCAAGGCGAAGATCATCGAAGTGCTGGTCAAGGCGGGCGATACCGTCGAAGCCGACCAGTCGCTGATCACCCTGGAATCCGACAAGGCGAGCATGGAAATTCCATCGCCTGCCGCCGGCGTGGTCGAAAGCGTTTCGATCAAGCTGGATGACGAAGTGGGCACCGGCGATCTGATTCTGAAGCTGAAAGTCAAAGGCGCGGCACCTGCTGCTGCCCCGGCTCCAGCGGCTGCGCCAAGCGCTCCGGCCCCTGCCGCTGCTGCTCCGGCTGCACCGGCTGCCGCCGCCGCTCCAGCCGCTGCACCGGCCAAGCCAGGCGCGAAAGTTCACGCCGGCCCCGCCGTGCGTCAACTGGCCCGTGAGTTCGGCGTCGAGCTGAGCGCCGTCGGCGCCAGCGGTCCGCACGGTCGCATCCTGAAAGAAGACGTGCAGGTTTACGTCAAGGCAATGATGCAGAAGGCCAAGGAAGCACCGGCCGCTGCTGGCGCTACCGGTGGCGCGGGCATCCCGCCGATCCCGGTCGTCGACTTCAGCCGTTTCGGCGAAATCGAAGAAGTGCCGATGACCCGCCTGATGCAGGTCGGCGCGGCCAACCTGCACCGCAGCTGGCTGAACGTGCCACACGTGACGCAATTCGACTCGGCAGATATCACCGAGCTGGAAGCCTTCCGTGTCGCGCAAAAAGCCGTGGCCGAGAAGGCTGGCGTCAAACTGACCATCCTGCCGCTGCTGCTCAAGACCTGCGCGCATTTGCTCAAGGAATTGCCGGACTTCAACAGTTCGCTGGCACCAAGCGGCAAGGCGATCATCCGCAAGAAATACGTGAACATCGGCTTCGCCGTCGACACCCCGGATGGCCTGCTCGTACCGGTCATCAAGAACGTCGACCAGAAGAGCCTGCTGCAACTGGCGGCCGAAGCGGCTTCGCTGGCTGAGAAAGCCCGCACCAAGAAGCTGTCCTCGGACGAGATGCAAGGCGCCTGTTTCACCATTTCCAGCCTCGGTCACATTGGCGGCACCGGCTTCACGCCGATCGTCAACGCGCCGGAAGTGGCGATCCTCGGTGTTTCCAAGGCTACCATCCAGCCTGTCTGGGATGGCAAAGCCTTTCAGCCGAAGCTGATGCTGCCATTGTCGCTGTCCTACGATCACCGCGTGATCAATGGTGCAGCAGCAGCACGCTTCACCCAGCGTCTGGGCAGCCTGTTGGGCGACATCCGCACGATCCTGCTGTAACTCAAACGGCCCTCCAGCCACGGAGGGCCGTTTGCTGCACCCTTTCGAGCGCCACACGCTCGTACCTCAACCCCGTCAGTTTGGCGGGGCTTTTTTTTGCCTGAAGAAAACCACCCCGCATATTTCCCACAAGTAGCGCTGACATCGGCCACAAGCTGCGTC
Proteins encoded in this window:
- the aceE gene encoding pyruvate dehydrogenase (acetyl-transferring), homodimeric type, which translates into the protein MQDLDPVETQEWLDALESVLDKEGEDRAHYLMTRMGELATRSGSQLPYAITTPYRNTIPVTHEARMPGDLFMERRIRSLVRWNAMAMVMRTNLRDSDLGGHISSFASSATLYDIGFNYFFQAPTDEHGGDLIYFQGHTSPGVYARAFMEGRITEDQMNNFRQEVDGQGLSSYPHPWLMPDFWQFPTVSMGLGPIQAIYQARFMKYLEHRGFIQPGKQKVWCFLGDGECDEPESLGAISLAGREKLDNLIFVINCNLQRLDGPVRGNGKIIQELEGVFRGAQWNVTKVIWGRFWDPLLAKDVDGILQRRMDEVIDGEYQNYKAKDGAFVREHFFNTPELKAMVADLSDDEIWKLNRGGHDPYKVYAAYHEAVNHKEQPTVILAKTIKGYGTGAGEAKNTAHNTKKVDVESLKLFRDRFDIPVKDEELENLPFFKPEPNSAEGRYLAERRAALGGFVPQRRAQSFSVPTPDLDTLKAILDGSGDREISTTMAFVRILAQLVKDKEIGPRIVPIIPDEARTFGMEGMFRQLGIYSSVGQLYEPVDKDQVMFYKEDQKGQILEEGINEAGAMSSFIAAGTSYSSHNQPMLPFYIFYSMFGFQRIGDLAWAAGDSRTRGFLIGGTAGRTTLNGEGLQHEDGHSHLLAATIPNCRTYDPTYGYELAVIIQDGMKKMTEEQQDIFYYITVMNESYQQPAMPAGAEEGIKKGMYLLEEDTRDAAHHVQLMGSGTILREVREAAKILREEFNVGADVWSVTSFNELRRDGLAVERSNRLKPGQKPKLSYVEECLNGRKGPVIASTDYMKLFAEQIRQWVPSKEFKVLGTDGFGRSDSRKKLRHFFEVDRHFVVLAALEALADRGDIEPKVVAEAIVKFGIDPEKRNPLDC
- the aceF gene encoding dihydrolipoyllysine-residue acetyltransferase → MSELIRVPDIGSGEGEVIELFVKVGDRIEADQSILTLESDKASMEVPAPKAGVIKSLKVKLGDRLKEGDELLELEVEGAAEAAPAPAAAPAAKTEEKPAAAPAAAAPAAAPAAASVQQVHVPDIGSSGKAQIIEIQVKVGDTVEADQSLITLESDKASMEIPSPAAGVVKAISVKLNDEVGTGDLILDLEVAGAAAPAAAAPAQAAAPAAAAAPAPAAAPAAPAADTVQDIHVPDIGSAGKAKIIEVLVKAGDTVEADQSLITLESDKASMEIPSPAAGVVESVSIKLDDEVGTGDLILKLKVKGAAPAAAPAPAAAPSAPAPAAAAPAAPAAAAAPAAAPAKPGAKVHAGPAVRQLAREFGVELSAVGASGPHGRILKEDVQVYVKAMMQKAKEAPAAAGATGGAGIPPIPVVDFSRFGEIEEVPMTRLMQVGAANLHRSWLNVPHVTQFDSADITELEAFRVAQKAVAEKAGVKLTILPLLLKTCAHLLKELPDFNSSLAPSGKAIIRKKYVNIGFAVDTPDGLLVPVIKNVDQKSLLQLAAEAASLAEKARTKKLSSDEMQGACFTISSLGHIGGTGFTPIVNAPEVAILGVSKATIQPVWDGKAFQPKLMLPLSLSYDHRVINGAAAARFTQRLGSLLGDIRTILL